DNA sequence from the Pedobacter schmidteae genome:
AGTTGATCTGGCGCTAATTTTATCTTCTTTGGAGAAACAACTTTCGATATAGCAATTACTTCAGCAACTTCTTCTACATCCTTATCAGCATCACTTTCTGCAGGTGCTTCTAATTTAGCTTCCGAAACTTTATCCATATCAACTGACACAAACAGATATCCGTAAAACATTTTAGGTTGATGCATGATAAATACGACAATCACCAAAAGCACTACACAGTTTAACAAGATAAATACGGCGCTCAACGCCCTCCCTTCCATATCCCAAGGCATTATAGGAAAGAAACTGGCCAATTGAAAAAAAGTTGCTGCCCTCAAAAAAAAGAGAATCCATTTTTTTCCATCTGCATCAATTTCGCTATCAATACTCTTGGATTTTAATACCGAAACCCAAGTTGCGATCAGATAACCTAGCATCAATGCCGGTCGGCCCAAATAATAAAACCAAGGCTCAAGCAGACCGCTTCGTTCCGTGATAAAAAGCTGCTTATTTTCAGTAATCTGATCAGCTATCGTATCCCAACTGACAGAAGGAGCAAAAGGAAAGGGAAGAATATGGACAATCGCCAACACCACCGGTACAAAATGAAACCATTCAAGTCTACGTAATTGGCTTCGTCCATTGATAAAACAGGTAACATACAAATAAAAACAAGCCGGGGCAGCATAATAAATGGGTGTAAACAATTGATAAAAAAAAGGAAAAACACTCAAGTGCGCCGAGTTGACCAGCAACAAAATCAACACCTGGCCGAATCTGGAAATAAAAATAACTGACAGTAAACGGTTCAATAGGCGTACTCCCCGCTTAGCGAAAAACAGGTGTAACGATAATATCAGTAGAAAAAAACAGCTAATGCTGGAAAAAAAGTCTAAAACCCCCATATAAGACGCCGCAAGATAGATGTTTTAATTCAAATTGAACACAAGCTTTTTGTATATCCAAGCAAGATTCAGATTTAAATTAC
Encoded proteins:
- a CDS encoding AraC family transcriptional regulator, coding for MSVFPFFYQLFTPIYYAAPACFYLYVTCFINGRSQLRRLEWFHFVPVVLAIVHILPFPFAPSVSWDTIADQITENKQLFITERSGLLEPWFYYLGRPALMLGYLIATWVSVLKSKSIDSEIDADGKKWILFFLRAATFFQLASFFPIMPWDMEGRALSAVFILLNCVVLLVIVVFIMHQPKMFYGYLFVSVDMDKVSEAKLEAPAESDADKDVEEVAEVIAISKVVSPKKIKLAPDQLHIHSSAMTSYMEIHQPYLKPDFQIVDLARGLDIPVHHCSFVLNNLLGKNFRDWINSYRIEFFIGQYPVKSDRMTIEAVAYESGFKSLATFYNAFKKEKGLMPKTFFSQKKVS